A region of Subtercola boreus DNA encodes the following proteins:
- a CDS encoding riboflavin kinase translates to MSSLRVSQVHTVDAAAGRHFLVVGEVEHGNAWGRVLGFPTANIPMAADGVDLEGVWAGSVTFTAEGVSQHYVSAVSVGTRPTYYADGILLLEAFLLDFTGDLYGRTLTVALHERIRGQVAYTGSEALIAQLRVDVEQVRSWAADH, encoded by the coding sequence ATGAGCAGTCTCCGCGTCTCACAGGTGCACACGGTCGATGCCGCAGCGGGCCGCCACTTCCTCGTCGTCGGCGAGGTGGAGCACGGCAACGCGTGGGGCCGCGTGCTCGGGTTCCCCACCGCGAACATTCCGATGGCCGCCGACGGTGTCGATCTTGAAGGCGTCTGGGCCGGCTCCGTGACCTTCACCGCCGAGGGCGTCTCGCAGCACTACGTCTCCGCTGTCTCCGTCGGCACCCGCCCCACCTACTACGCCGACGGGATCCTGCTGCTGGAGGCCTTCCTGCTCGACTTCACCGGCGACCTGTACGGCAGGACGCTGACCGTGGCGCTCCACGAGCGTATCCGCGGCCAGGTCGCCTACACCGGCTCCGAGGCTCTGATCGCCCAACTCCGCGTCGACGTCGAGCAGGTACGGAGCTGGGCAGCCGACCACTGA